The Pelmatolapia mariae isolate MD_Pm_ZW linkage group LG10_11, Pm_UMD_F_2, whole genome shotgun sequence genome includes a region encoding these proteins:
- the LOC134636135 gene encoding olfactory receptor 8G17-like, with amino-acid sequence MGTEDKTTTIFNNTFVRPEKCYLSGFSNIPHIRYYYAFLCFVYIMTVLGNGFLLSVIWLVKTLHTPKYMIVFNMALTDLCGSTALIPKLLDAFLFDKRYIIYDACLSYMFFVIFFASVQSWTLVTMAYDRLIAICFPLRYHNIVTEQSITAILLFVWIFLVSVIATMVGLINRLSFCRSLVVKGFFCDHGPVYRLACNDTTLNYNMASALVAILIIIPLIFIIATYICIFIALSRTTSREERLRALKTCTSHLILVVMFFLPIGITNIAARASYIHPNARMINSALTHTIPALLDPIVYALKTEEVMIAVKKLFKSLRSQV; translated from the exons ATGGGAACAGAAGATAAAACCACTACTATCTTTAATAACACATTTGTTCGGCCTGAAAAATGTTATCTCAGTGGATTTTCCAACATCCCTCATATTAGATATTACTATGCCTTCCTGTGTTTTGTCTACATCATGACTGTTTTGGGTAATGGCTTTCTTCTCTCAGTTATTTGGCTGGTGAAGACTCTTCATACTCCTAAATACATGATTGTGTTCAACATGGCTTTGACAGATTTGTGTGGGAGCACAGCTCTCATCCCCAAACTCTTAGATGCATTTCTGTTTGACAAGAGATACATCATCTATGACGCCTGTTTAAGTTATAtgttctttgttattttctttgcaaGTGTGCAGTCATGGACACTTGTCACTATGGCATATGACAGACTTATAGCAATTTGTTTCCCTTTAAGGTATCATAATATTGTGACTGAACAATCAATTACTGcaattctgttgtttgtatgGATTTTTTTGGTGAGTGTAATAGCAACCATGGTTGGGCTTATTAATCGTCTCTCAttttgtaggtctttggtgGTTAAAGGCTTTTTCTGTGATCATGGACCAGTTTATCGTCTGGCTTGTAATGATACAACTTTAAATTACAACATGGCATCTGCACTTGTTGCTATACTCATCATTATTCCTCTTATATTCATAATAGCCACATATATCTGTATTTTCATAGCATTGAGCAGGACCACATCAAGAGAGGAGCGACTCAGAGCATTAAAAACTTGTACTTCTCACCTGATCCTTGTGGTCATGTTCTTCTTGCCAATTGGAATCACTAACATAGCTGCAAGGGCCTCCTACATCCATCCTAATGCCAGAATGATAAATTCTGCATTGACACACACTATACCAGCTTTGCTCGATCCTATTGTATATGCTTTGAAGACAGAAGAAGTGATGATTGCAGTTAAGAAGCTTTTCAAAAG tcttagatctcaggtttaa
- the LOC134635299 gene encoding olfactory receptor 8G17-like → MGSENQATTMFNNTFVRPEKFYISGFSNIPHIRYFYVFLCFVYIMTVLGNGFLLLVIWLVKTLHTPKYMIVFNMALTDLCGSTALIPKLLDTFLFDRRYIIYDACLSYMFFVIFFGSVQSWTLVTMAYDRLIAICLPLRYHSIVTETSITAILMFVWIFLVSVLATMVELLNRLSFCRSLVINSFYCDHGPVYRLACNDTSVNFNLVISLIIIILIIPLAFIMATYVCISIALRRTTSREERVRALKTCTSHLILFAIFFLPWTGTNVAAFSSYIHPNARMINSALTHTIPPLLNPIIYALKTEEVMNAIKKLWKSMKSSSLYSLCVKKGSS, encoded by the exons ATGGGATCAGAAAACCAAGCCACTACCATGTTTAATAACACATTTGTTCGGCCTGAAAAATTTTATATCAGTGGATTTTCCAACATCCCTCATATTAGATATTTCTATGTCTTCCTGTGTTTTGTCTACATCATGACTGTTTTGGGGAATGGCTTTCTTCTCTTAGTTATTTGGTTGGTGAAGACTCTTCATACTCCTAAATACATGATTGTGTTTAACATGGCTTTGACAGATTTGTGTGGGAGCACAGCTCTCATCCCCAAACTCTTAGATACTTTTCTGTTTGACAGGAGATACATCATCTATGACGCCTGTTTAAGTTATAtgttctttgttattttctttggaAGTGTGCAGTCATGGACGCTTGTCACTATGGCATATGACAGACTTATAGCAATTTGTCTCCCTTTAAGGTATCATAGTATTGTTACTGAAACATCAATTACTGCAATTCTGATGTTTGTATGGATTTTTTTGGTGAGTGTACTTGCAACCATGGTTGAGCTTCTTAATCGTCTTTCATTTTGTAGATCTTTAGTAATAAACAGCTTTTATTGTGATCATGGGCCAGTCTATCGTCTAGCTTGTAATGATACATCTGTAAATTTCAACCTGGTAATTTCTCTAATCATTATAATTCTCATCATTCCCCTAGCATTTATAATGGCCACATATGTCTGTATTTCCATAGCACTGAGGAGGACTACGTCAAGAGAGGAACGAGTCAGAGCGTTAAAAACTTGTACTTCTCACCTGATCCTTTTTGCTATTTTCTTCCTACCATGGACAGGTACTAATGTAGCTGCATTCAGCTCCTACATTCATCCTAATGCCAGAATGATAAATTCTGCATTGACCCACACCATACCACCTTTGCTCAATCCCATTATATATGCTTTAAAGACAGAAGAAGTGATGAATGCCATCAAGAAGCTTTG GAAAAGCATGAAATCCTCTTCACTTTATTCCCTGTGTGTTAAAAAAGGATCAAGCTAA